In the Entelurus aequoreus isolate RoL-2023_Sb linkage group LG21, RoL_Eaeq_v1.1, whole genome shotgun sequence genome, cagtacacatatgacgtagaagatgatggaccacacagtacacatatgacgtagaagatgatggaccacacagtacacatatgacgtagaagatgatggaccacacagtacacatatgatgtagaagatgatggaccacacagtacacatatgacgtagaagatgatggaccacacaatacacatatgacgtagaagatgatggaccacacagtacacatatgacgtagaagatgatggaccacacagtacacatatgacgtagaagatgatggaccacacagtacacatatgacgtagaagatgatggaccacacagtacacatatgatgtagaagatgatggagcacacagtacacatatgacgtagaagatgatggaccacacagtacacatatgatgtagaagatgatggaccacacagtacacatatgatgtagaagatgatggaccacacagtactcttgtgacgtagaagatgatggaccacacagtacacatatgacgtagaagatgatggaccacacagtactcttgtgacgtagaagatgatggaccacacagtacacatatgacgtagaagatgatggaccacacagtacacatatgatgtagaagatgatggaccacacagtactcttgtgacgtagaagatgatggaccacacagtacacatatgacgtagaagatgatggaccacacagtacacatatgacgtagaagatgatggaccacacagtacacatatgatgtagaagatgatggaccacacagtacacatatgacgtagaagatgatggaccacacagtacacatatgacgtagaagatgatggaccacacagtacacatatgacgtagaagatgatggaccatacagtacacatatgacgtagaagatgatggaccacacagtacacatatgatgtagaagatgatggaccacacagtactcttgtgacgtagaagatgatggaccacacagtactcTTGTATCTCCATGCAGCACCAGATGGACCCGTCCAGTAACTTCAGTAACTATCGCACGGCGCTCCGCGGCGCCACCCAGAGGTCGGAGACGGCACACAGCAGTGAGGAGAAGATTGTCATTCCTTTCTTCAGTCTCCTCATCAAAGACATCTACTTCCTGAATGAAGGATGTGCCAGCAGGCTGTCCAATGGACACATCAACTTTGAGGTATGGACTCACACTAAAGATGCAACATCGCCCCCTTGTGGATCTAATGTGCTAGCTTTCATTTTTACTCTCACGACGATGCTTCTTTCCTTTAGAAACTGTGGGATCTGGCAAAGCAAGTGAGTGAGTTCCTGGTTTGGCGGCAGGTGGTATGCCCGTTTGATCGAGATCGCAGAATTCTTCAGTACGTCGTCACCACGCCAGTCTTCTCTGAAGACGGTAAGTCCATCTGCTTTATCACATACACCATGTGGTAAGTCCACCTGCTTTATGCTTTATCACATACACCATGTGGTAAGTCCACCTGCTTTATGCTTTATCACATACACCATGTGGTAAGTCCACCTGCTTTATGCTTTATCACATACACCATGTGGTAAGTCCACCTGCTTTATGCTTTATCACATACACCATGTGGTAAGTCCACTTGCTGTATGCTTTATCACATACACCATGTGGTAAGTCCACCTGCTTTATGCTTTATCACATACACCATGTGGTAAGTCCACCTGCTTTATGCTTTATCACATACACTATGTGGTAAGTCCACCTGCTTTATGCTTTATCACATACACCATGTGGTAAGTCCACCTGCTTTATGCTTTATCACATACACCATGTGGTAAGTCCACCTGCTTTATGCTTTATCACATACACCATGTGGTAAGTCCACCTGCTTTATGCTTTATCACATACACCATGTGGTAAGTCCACCTGCTTTATGCTTTATCACATACACCATGTGGTAAGTCCACCTGCTTTATCATATACACCATGTGGTAAGTCCACTTGCTGTATGCTTTATCATATACACCATGTGGTAAGTCCACCAGCTTTATGCTTTATCACATACACCATGTGGTAAGTCCACCTGCTTTATGCTTTATCACATACACCATTTGGTAAGTCCACCTGCTTTACGCTTTATCACATACACCATGTGGTAAGTCCACTTGCTTTATGCTTTATCATATATGTCATGTGGTAAGTCCACTTGCTGTATGCTTTATCATATACACCATGTGGTAAGTCCACCTGCTTTACGCTTTATCACATACACCATGTGGTAAGTCCACCTGCTTTACGCTTTATCACATACACCATGTGGTAAGTCCACTTGCTGTATGCTTTATCATATACACCATGTGGTAAGTCCACCTGCTTTATGCTTTATCACATACACCATGTGGTAAGTCCACCTGCTTTATGCTTTATCACATACACCATGTGGTAAGTCCACCTGCTTTATGCTTTATCACATACACCATGTGGTAAGTCCACTTGCTTTATGCTTTATCATATATGTCATGTGGTAAGTCCACTTGCTGTATGCTTTATCATATACACCATGTGGTAAGTCCACTTGCTGTATGCTTTATCATATACACCATGTGGTAAGTCCACCTGCTTTATGCTTTATCACATACACCATGTGATAAGTCCACCTGCTTTATGCTTTATCACATACACCATGTGGTAAGTCCACCTGCTTTATCACATACACCATGTGGTAAGTCCACCTGCTTTATCACATACACCATGTGGTAAGTCCACCTGCTTTATCACATACACCATGTGGTAAGTCCACCTGCTTTATCACATACACCATGTGGTAAGTCCACCTGCTTTATGCTTTATCACATACACCATGTGGTAAGTCCACCAGCTTTACGCTTTATCACATACACCATGTGGTAAGTCCACCTGCTTTATCACATACACCATGTGGTAAGTCCACCTGCTTTATGCTTTATCACATACACCATGTGGTAAGTCCACCTGCTTTATCACATACACCATGTGGTAAGTCCACCTGCTTTATGCTTAATCATATACACCATGTGGTAAGTCCACCAGCTTTACGCTTTATCACATACACCATGTGGTAAGTCCACCTGCTTTATGCTTAATCATATACACCATGTGGTAAGTCCACCTGCTTTATGCTTTATCATATACACCATGTGGTAAGTCCACCTGCTTTATGCTTAATCATATACACCATGTGGTAAGTCCACCTGCTTTATGCTTAATCATATACACCATGTGGTAAGTCCACCTGCTTTATGCTTAATCATATACACCATGTGGTAAGTCCACCTGCTTTATGCTTAATCATATACACCATGTGGTAAGTCCACCTGCTTTATGCTTAATCATATACACCATGTGGTAAGTCCACCTGCTTTATGCTTAATCATATACACCATGTGGTAAGTCCACCTGCTTTATGCTTAATCATATACACCATGTGGTAAGTCCACCTGCTTTATGCTTAATCATATACACCATGTGGTAAGTCCACCTGCTTTATGCTTAATCATATACACCATGTGGTAAGTCCACCTGCTTTATGCTTTATCATATACACCATGTGGTAAGTCCACCTGCTTTATGCTTAATCATATACACCATGTGGTAAGTCCACCTGCTTTATGCTTAATCATATACACCATGTGGTAGAAAATGTTTGTGCCATACTTTGTCCACAAAGTGAGGCTCAGATAATATTCCAACATGTGAGTTTGAAGGTGAAGACATACTTCCTGTCTTGGGAAACTGAAATACTTTTATTATGTACAGAACATCATCAAATACATCATCTACCCAAAAAACATTGTAAAATACAAAACATCACACCGTATATCATGGACTAAAAACACATCATGTATTAAACAACACATTATAGATCATGTACTAGAAAAAGATACTATACAATATGTATTTCAAAAAGATACTATacaatatgtattaaaaaaagataCTATACATTATGTATTAAAAATACATACTATATATCgtgtataaaaaaacaacatactatACATCAGGTCTAAAAACAAAGTTATACATCATGTACTAAAAAAGCTGATACATCATGCAGTGTTGGTGCTAGAAAtgtggtcccagggaccccatcaaggcataaaaatggggtcccacagtaaatttttggggtcccacttttttgtaagcgttttgacacCAAATGCTAAATGTATGCATGAtcgtgttatatctcacattctatattgtgttgtacattatcctcttatatctcacattctatattgtgttctacattatcctgtcatatctcaccttctatattgtgttgtacattatcctcttatatctcacattctatattgtgttgtacattatcctgttatatctcacattctatattgtgttgtacattatcctcttatatctcacattctatattgtgttgtacattatcctcttatatctcacattctatattgtgttgtacattatcctgtcatatctcacattctatattgtgttctacattatcctgtcatatctcacattctatattgtgttgtacattatcctcttatatctcacattctatattgtgttgtacattatcctgtcatatctcacattctatattgtgttctacattatcctgtcatatctcacattctatattgtgttctacattatcctgttatatctcacattctatattgtgttgtacattatcctgttatatctcacattctatattgtgttgtacattatcctgtcatatctcacattctatattgtgttgtacattatcctcttatatctcacattctatattgtgttgtacattatcctgttatatctcacattctatattgtgttgtacattatcctcttatatctcacattctatattgtgttgtacattatcctgtcatatctcacattctatattgtgttgtacattatcctcttatatctcacattctatattgtgttgtacattatcctcttatatctcacattctatattgtgttgtacattatcctcttatatctcacattctatattgtgttgtacattatccccttatatctcacattctatagtgTGTTGTGTAAAAAGATAGTCATAAAGGTTCcttcatttattaaaaaaagaaaccaCATTTCTATGTGAGCAGCCAATCAGGAAACTTGATGCAGAATTTGTGATccataaaactttcggcgaatcaaaaatAAAGAATCTGTACCGGAAAGTGTATTACTTTGAAGTTGACCAatgaataattattaattatttgacccagcaaatataaacaaaacaaaacaggcgGAAAGCaataatccattaaaaaaaaaaaagaaaaccgggcggtaaaaaaaaaaaaatccgcgtCCGCTTGGAAATGTGcgtctttttttatttgaatgcgtaaaaagatacaaaaagtgtgttaacgccaacactgatcatgta is a window encoding:
- the LOC133638804 gene encoding ras-GEF domain-containing family member 1B-B-like, whose product is MDPSSNFSNYRTALRGATQRSETAHSSEEKIVIPFFSLLIKDIYFLNEGCASRLSNGHINFEKLWDLAKQVSEFLVWRQVVCPFDRDRRILQYVVTTPVFSEDELHLASYESEGPENNMEKDSRRSLRSSLLHRENR